Part of the Sulfuricella denitrificans skB26 genome is shown below.
GCCACCGTGATGGGCTTGCTTTCTGCCGGCGACCACATCGTTTCCTCGCAGAGCCTGTTCGGTTCCACCGTGCAGTTGTTCGGCAACATCATGAAACGTTTCGGCGTCGAAACCACCTTCGTTTCCCAGACCGATGTCGCTGCCTGGCGTGCGGCGCTCAAACCCAACACCAAGCTGTTGTTTGCCGAAACGCCATCCAACCCGCTGACTGAGATCTGCGACATCGCCGCCCTGGCCAAAATCGCCCATGACGCCGGTGCGCTGCTGGCGGTGGACAACTGCTTCTGCACACCGATCCTGCAACGCCCGCTCGACCTCGGCGCGGATATCGTCATCCACTCCGCCACCAAATATCTCGACGGACAGGGGAGGGTGCTGGGCGGCGCCGTTCTGGGCCGCAAGGAAGTGATAGACCCTGTTTATGTCTTCTTGCGTACCGCCGGCCCGACCATGAGCGCTTTCAACGCCTGGATTTTCCTGAAGGGGATAGAAACACTCAAGCTGCGTATGGAAGCGCATTCGCGCAGCGCGCTAGAATTGGCCTTGTGGCTGGAACAGCAGCCGCAGGTGGAGCGGGTTTACTACCCCGGCCTGCCCTCACACCCGCAATACACGCTGGCCAAGCATCAGCAAAAGACCGGCGGCGGCATCGTCGCCTTCGACGTCAAGGGCGGCAAGGATGCCGCATGGCGCGTGGTGGACTCGACCCAGATGATTTCGATCACCGCCAACCTGGGCGACACCAAGACCACCATTACCCATCCTGCAACCACGACCCATGGTCGCATCACACCCGAGCAGCGGGCAGCAGCGGGGATAG
Proteins encoded:
- a CDS encoding O-succinylhomoserine sulfhydrylase, which produces MNEHDDYELETLAIRAGIERSQFNEHSEALYLTSSFIFGSAADAAATFSGQKPGNIYGRFTNPTVTAFQQRLAVLEGAESCVATSSGMSAILATVMGLLSAGDHIVSSQSLFGSTVQLFGNIMKRFGVETTFVSQTDVAAWRAALKPNTKLLFAETPSNPLTEICDIAALAKIAHDAGALLAVDNCFCTPILQRPLDLGADIVIHSATKYLDGQGRVLGGAVLGRKEVIDPVYVFLRTAGPTMSAFNAWIFLKGIETLKLRMEAHSRSALELALWLEQQPQVERVYYPGLPSHPQYTLAKHQQKTGGGIVAFDVKGGKDAAWRVVDSTQMISITANLGDTKTTITHPATTTHGRITPEQRAAAGIGDGLLRIAVGLEAVSDIQRDLARGLKV